One part of the Rhizobium rhizogenes genome encodes these proteins:
- a CDS encoding LacI family DNA-binding transcriptional regulator, with translation MEEFSEFVGLSRPTVSKYFNDPASVRKKTRDTIEDALKKSGFRPNIFAVNLNRRRSNIIGIIIPNSTDPFYMALTSRIELIANEAGFLAFVLSSDGKAEIEDRAIRTFKSMNVAGAIIAPLGVKSHRATLEQLAASIPIVYVDSPLDETSAFVGTDNRQSVGLMVDYLCRSGEPPCFFDMPQVNTNAATRRTAYEEAMQRLGFEPHVIDVPGIVTWDFERFAFDEASRLLDGAGHLPSRTILCANDRIAFGVIAAAFQKGIKVGHGADYDLRVAGHDDHPLSRYACPPITTVAQNYNEIGRLSIELLLQKLDDETDDKTRMRERILLSADLMLRKSA, from the coding sequence ATGGAAGAATTTTCGGAATTCGTCGGCCTTTCCCGCCCGACTGTTTCGAAATACTTCAATGATCCGGCCTCGGTCCGCAAGAAGACGCGGGACACCATCGAGGATGCGCTGAAGAAGTCGGGTTTCCGGCCGAATATCTTCGCCGTCAACCTCAACCGCCGCCGTTCCAATATCATCGGCATCATCATTCCGAACTCGACCGACCCTTTCTACATGGCGCTGACGAGCCGCATCGAACTTATCGCCAACGAAGCGGGGTTCCTTGCCTTCGTGCTATCGTCTGATGGCAAGGCGGAAATCGAGGACCGGGCGATCCGCACCTTCAAGTCGATGAATGTTGCGGGCGCCATCATCGCGCCACTCGGCGTCAAATCCCATCGCGCCACGCTGGAGCAGCTCGCGGCCAGCATTCCGATCGTTTATGTCGATTCGCCGCTGGATGAGACTTCGGCCTTTGTCGGCACGGACAACCGCCAGAGTGTCGGGCTGATGGTGGATTATCTCTGCCGTTCGGGCGAACCGCCCTGTTTCTTCGATATGCCGCAGGTCAATACCAACGCGGCGACACGCCGCACGGCCTATGAGGAAGCGATGCAGCGTCTGGGCTTCGAGCCGCATGTCATCGATGTTCCCGGCATCGTCACCTGGGATTTCGAGCGTTTCGCCTTTGATGAGGCGAGCCGGCTGCTGGATGGGGCAGGGCATTTGCCATCCCGCACCATTTTATGCGCCAATGACCGTATCGCCTTCGGCGTTATCGCCGCCGCCTTCCAGAAGGGCATCAAGGTTGGCCATGGCGCTGATTACGACCTCAGGGTTGCCGGCCATGACGACCATCCGCTGTCGCGTTATGCCTGCCCGCCGATTACCACGGTGGCGCAGAATTATAACGAGATCGGCAGGCTGTCGATCGAGCTTCTGCTGCAGAAGCTGGATGATGAGACGGATGACAAGACGCGGATGCGGGAACGCATCCTGCTCAGCGCCGATCTGATGCTGCGCAAATCGGCCTGA
- a CDS encoding NAD(P)H-dependent oxidoreductase, which produces MNLYSLLSARAAGGKPVRVGLIGAGKFGSMVLAQAQRIAGFHMVAVADLNVGKARESFDRVGWPKERYDATSCADALKSGKTYVTDDVNELFACGEIECVIEATGHPLAGARHALGAIEHNKHVVMVNVEADVMVGPILAEKARAKGLIYSMAYGDQPALICELVDWARATGFEVVSAGKGMNFEPRYRYSTPDTVWGYFGWTDEEVAKGDFNPKMYNSFTDGTKAAIEMAAVANGTGLDCPDDGLAFPPAGLHDLARVFRPAADGGRMSRSGLVDIAASQEPDGREVFNNIRYGVFVTFKAHNEYARACFKQYGLLTDPSGWYASMWRPFHIIGLETSISVLSAVLRNEATGCSREFRGDAVATAKKDMQPGEMLDGEGGYAVWANAIPATRSLDIKALPIGLAHNVKLKRAIKKDQIVSFDDVELVNDLDVVKLRQDMENQFRPQKDAAA; this is translated from the coding sequence ATGAATCTCTATTCTCTTCTGTCAGCGCGTGCAGCCGGCGGCAAACCTGTCCGGGTCGGTCTCATCGGTGCCGGCAAGTTCGGCTCCATGGTGCTGGCGCAGGCGCAGCGCATCGCCGGTTTCCACATGGTCGCCGTAGCAGACCTCAATGTCGGCAAGGCAAGGGAATCGTTTGACCGCGTCGGCTGGCCGAAGGAGCGTTACGACGCTACGAGCTGCGCTGATGCGCTGAAGAGCGGCAAGACCTATGTGACCGACGATGTGAACGAGCTTTTCGCCTGCGGCGAGATCGAATGCGTGATCGAAGCGACCGGCCATCCGCTGGCCGGCGCGCGCCATGCACTGGGCGCCATCGAGCACAACAAGCACGTCGTCATGGTCAATGTCGAAGCCGACGTCATGGTCGGGCCGATCCTTGCTGAAAAGGCGCGGGCCAAGGGCCTGATCTATTCCATGGCTTACGGCGACCAGCCGGCGCTGATCTGCGAGCTGGTGGACTGGGCGCGCGCCACCGGCTTCGAGGTCGTTTCCGCCGGCAAGGGCATGAATTTCGAGCCCCGTTACCGTTATTCGACGCCGGACACGGTCTGGGGTTATTTCGGCTGGACGGACGAAGAAGTGGCCAAGGGCGACTTCAATCCGAAAATGTACAATTCCTTCACCGACGGCACCAAGGCGGCCATCGAAATGGCGGCCGTCGCCAACGGCACGGGGCTGGATTGCCCGGATGACGGTCTGGCCTTCCCGCCCGCCGGCCTGCACGATCTCGCCCGCGTCTTCCGCCCCGCTGCCGATGGCGGCCGTATGTCGCGCTCCGGTCTGGTCGATATTGCTGCGAGCCAGGAGCCGGACGGACGCGAGGTGTTCAACAACATTCGCTACGGCGTTTTCGTCACCTTCAAGGCGCATAATGAATATGCCCGGGCCTGCTTCAAGCAATATGGCCTGCTGACCGATCCCTCCGGCTGGTACGCCTCCATGTGGCGCCCCTTCCACATCATCGGGCTGGAGACCTCGATCAGCGTGCTTTCCGCCGTGCTGCGCAATGAAGCGACCGGTTGCTCCAGGGAGTTTCGTGGCGATGCGGTGGCGACCGCGAAGAAGGATATGCAGCCCGGCGAGATGCTCGACGGCGAGGGCGGTTACGCGGTCTGGGCGAACGCCATTCCGGCCACCCGCAGCCTTGACATCAAGGCGCTGCCGATCGGCCTTGCCCATAATGTCAAGCTGAAGCGCGCCATCAAGAAAGACCAGATCGTCAGCTTCGACGATGTGGAGCTGGTCAATGATCTCGATGTGGTGAAGCTGCGCCAGGACATGGAAAACCAGTTCCGTCCGCAAAAGGACGCCGCGGCGTGA
- a CDS encoding putative quinol monooxygenase, with protein sequence MSKGAFVVIAEFRVKPDAMDAFLDAARDDARHSVQDEPGCRQFDVVRPETGNNVVFYEVYDDRQAFDHHLKTPHLDRFREAFPALIEEELPVRFLNRQWL encoded by the coding sequence ATGTCGAAGGGAGCTTTCGTGGTGATCGCAGAATTCCGGGTGAAGCCCGACGCGATGGACGCCTTTCTCGATGCGGCGCGCGATGACGCCAGGCACTCGGTTCAGGATGAACCGGGCTGCCGGCAATTCGATGTGGTGCGGCCGGAAACCGGAAACAACGTGGTGTTCTACGAGGTCTATGACGACAGACAGGCTTTCGACCACCATCTGAAGACACCACACCTCGACCGGTTTCGGGAAGCATTTCCCGCCCTCATCGAAGAAGAACTGCCGGTGCGTTTCCTGAATCGGCAATGGCTCTGA
- a CDS encoding NAD(P)-dependent oxidoreductase, giving the protein MADIRRIAVIGTGIMGAPMAGRLAEAGFSVKAWNRSAEKAAALAAKGVQPTSTAAEAAAEADVVICMLSSGPVCNEVLFGASGVVSTMKPGAILLVMSSIPVDSAREQAEAAKAYGVAYVDAPVSGGEKGAIEGMLAIMAGGEQRDVDALRPLLNCLGRVTHVGPVGCGSLAKLANQLIVASTICAVAEALTLVEAGGADPAQVRQALLGGFAESTVFRQHGKRMVEGDFRPGGPAKYQVKDTSTALAFAESRGLKLPVGEEVDRLFRSMVEHGAGELDHSGVILEIKCLNAFGGTLETVQSISSKGA; this is encoded by the coding sequence ATGGCTGACATTCGCCGGATCGCCGTTATCGGAACGGGTATCATGGGCGCCCCCATGGCGGGGCGTCTGGCGGAGGCCGGGTTTTCCGTCAAGGCCTGGAACCGCAGCGCTGAAAAAGCTGCGGCTCTGGCGGCAAAGGGTGTGCAACCGACGTCCACGGCTGCAGAAGCTGCGGCCGAAGCCGATGTCGTCATCTGCATGCTGAGTTCCGGGCCGGTCTGCAACGAGGTTCTGTTCGGTGCCTCGGGTGTCGTTTCCACCATGAAGCCCGGTGCTATTCTGCTGGTGATGAGTTCCATCCCGGTCGACAGCGCACGGGAACAGGCGGAGGCGGCAAAGGCTTATGGCGTCGCTTATGTCGACGCACCGGTTTCCGGCGGTGAAAAAGGGGCGATCGAGGGAATGCTCGCCATCATGGCCGGCGGTGAACAGCGGGATGTGGATGCATTGCGGCCACTCCTCAATTGCCTTGGCCGCGTCACCCATGTCGGGCCGGTGGGCTGCGGCTCACTGGCCAAGCTTGCCAACCAGCTGATCGTCGCCTCGACAATCTGCGCCGTTGCCGAAGCGTTGACGCTGGTTGAAGCGGGGGGAGCCGACCCGGCTCAGGTGCGCCAGGCTTTGCTGGGCGGTTTTGCCGAATCCACCGTTTTCCGCCAGCACGGAAAACGCATGGTGGAGGGCGATTTCCGCCCCGGTGGCCCGGCGAAATATCAGGTGAAGGATACGTCCACGGCGCTGGCTTTCGCCGAAAGCCGTGGCCTGAAATTACCGGTCGGCGAGGAGGTTGACCGGCTGTTCCGCTCCATGGTCGAGCATGGCGCGGGCGAGCTTGATCACAGCGGTGTGATCCTTGAGATTAAGTGCCTGAATGCGTTCGGAGGAACGCTCGAAACTGTCCAGAGCATTTCCAGTAAAGGCGCGTAG
- a CDS encoding DctP family TRAP transporter solute-binding subunit yields MKISKLYGLALAATMLVASIAQAETLTLSTPDPDNSEITLAANKFAELVSAKTNGEVTVKVFPNGSLYGGDPSGAVKQLAGGSLDMLLLATSLYANFDPRFSAISIPYLFDDEEQLRTYLEGEQGKELSAGLEKIGIKAVDLWPRPFRQMTNSKRPITSPDDLRGLKFRVPNNPLWVEFFKKMGAAPTPLAFAEVYNALQLKVVDGQENPINVPLSAKFYEVQKYVSITNHMGDGWVLGISPAKFNALSDAHKAAVEAAAKEAEVWKVQNDASTAETTIAELQKHGMEVNRLTPEQQKAFVEVSKGLYPVFAGLVKDQAFFDKTIAAVGKK; encoded by the coding sequence ATGAAAATTTCGAAACTTTACGGGCTGGCTCTCGCCGCCACCATGCTGGTCGCATCCATCGCGCAGGCCGAGACACTGACGCTTTCGACGCCGGATCCGGACAATTCCGAAATTACGCTGGCTGCCAACAAGTTCGCGGAGCTGGTGTCGGCAAAAACGAATGGCGAAGTTACCGTGAAGGTTTTCCCGAACGGCTCGCTTTATGGCGGCGATCCGTCGGGCGCCGTCAAACAGCTGGCTGGTGGATCGCTCGACATGTTGCTTCTGGCGACATCGCTTTACGCGAATTTCGATCCGCGTTTTTCGGCGATCTCCATTCCCTATCTTTTTGACGATGAAGAACAGCTTCGCACCTATCTGGAAGGTGAGCAGGGCAAGGAACTGAGTGCCGGGCTGGAAAAGATCGGCATCAAGGCGGTCGACCTCTGGCCGCGCCCCTTCCGCCAGATGACCAATTCCAAGCGCCCCATAACCTCTCCAGATGATCTGCGCGGTTTGAAGTTTCGGGTACCGAACAATCCACTCTGGGTGGAATTCTTCAAGAAGATGGGTGCCGCACCAACTCCGCTCGCTTTTGCCGAGGTCTATAATGCCCTGCAGCTGAAAGTTGTCGATGGCCAGGAAAACCCGATCAATGTGCCGCTATCTGCAAAATTCTACGAGGTTCAGAAATACGTCTCGATCACCAACCACATGGGTGACGGCTGGGTTCTGGGCATCAGCCCCGCCAAGTTCAACGCCCTGAGCGACGCGCACAAGGCAGCCGTCGAGGCGGCGGCCAAGGAAGCGGAAGTGTGGAAGGTGCAAAACGACGCCTCGACCGCGGAAACGACGATCGCCGAACTGCAGAAACATGGCATGGAGGTCAATCGCCTGACGCCCGAGCAGCAGAAGGCGTTTGTGGAGGTGTCCAAGGGTCTCTATCCCGTCTTTGCTGGGCTGGTGAAGGATCAGGCTTTCTTCGACAAGACGATTGCCGCTGTCGGCAAGAAATAA
- a CDS encoding TRAP transporter small permease, translated as MDETSSFFGRVIRLATDVLAGLAAVGVLAVVLLQVSTRMWGTPVSWTEEATRYLFIWMVFLGVAGSFRTADMARVTVFIALMPAFVRRLALPIYVLSSVVFFGLMIWTGWTLVRQQYVMNEAAATLATPMWMIGVIIPLSAALGIAAIVESLRQHRDRIELPEGLQPLADADLVVGNMEKRP; from the coding sequence ATGGACGAAACGTCATCATTTTTCGGCAGGGTCATCAGATTGGCGACCGACGTGCTGGCCGGTCTGGCCGCTGTCGGGGTTCTGGCCGTCGTGCTTTTGCAGGTATCGACCCGTATGTGGGGAACTCCGGTTTCCTGGACCGAGGAAGCGACACGGTATCTTTTCATATGGATGGTATTTCTGGGGGTGGCGGGCAGTTTCCGCACAGCCGACATGGCGCGGGTAACGGTGTTCATCGCGCTGATGCCAGCCTTCGTGCGGCGCCTCGCGCTGCCCATTTACGTTCTGTCGTCGGTCGTCTTTTTCGGCCTGATGATCTGGACGGGCTGGACGCTGGTGCGCCAGCAATATGTAATGAATGAAGCCGCCGCGACACTTGCCACGCCCATGTGGATGATCGGCGTCATCATTCCGCTCAGCGCGGCTCTCGGCATTGCCGCCATCGTGGAATCCCTGCGTCAACATCGCGACCGCATCGAGCTGCCGGAAGGCCTGCAGCCTCTCGCGGACGCCGATCTGGTTGTTGGAAATATGGAGAAACGGCCATGA